In the Centroberyx gerrardi isolate f3 chromosome 9, fCenGer3.hap1.cur.20231027, whole genome shotgun sequence genome, one interval contains:
- the ddx59 gene encoding putative ATP-dependent RNA helicase DDX59 yields MFMPRALKVKRPAGGSGQVLKKKSKVGQEERSSEEGPEKPVQSSAATPTEGEEAAEDTKTQEETIQADGDSATVKESLLREDRQGSSSGGSEEEEEEEEEPVKSFRKSQRWPEPGEPVCVMCGRYGEYICDSTDNDVCSLECKASHLAQMGLGTGADAFNREHTAGHDTTPQPQQPAVNTGAAGKLETGYSYKEDPFISGLTEEQVKRVKRELGIDAQGRDARRPIIEFEHCGFPATLSGNLKKAGYEAPTPVQMQMVPVGLTGRDVIASADTGSGKTVAFLLPVVVRALEKPTDGVCSPAALILTPTRELAIQIERQAQELVMGLPNMRTALLVGGMPLPPQLHRLKRSIQIVIATPGRLLEILKQKAVQLDKVKVVVVDEADTMLKMGFQQQVLEVLEEVPEQHQTLLTSATIPTGTEQLAARLTRDPVRIAIGEKNQPCANVRQILLWVEEPSKKKKLFEILNDSKLYQPPVVVFVDCKLGADLLCEAVAKVTGLDTVAIHSDKSQWERNRILRGLLEGDFEVVVSTGVLGRGLDLVNVKLVVNFDMPSSMDEYVHQVGRAGRLGHRGTAITFLNNNNKRLFLEVVKRVKPTGSILPPQLLNSPHLHEQQRRDRQKARPGPEDTLVTTNNLIDIIRKHDRRKK; encoded by the exons atgtttatGCCAAGAGCCCTGAAAGTGAAGAGACCTGCCGGGGGCTCAGGCCAAGTtttgaagaagaagagcaaggtgggtcaggaggagaggagcagcgaAGAGGGTCCAGAGAAACCTGTTCAGAGCTCTGCTGCAACTCccacagagggggaggaggcagcTGAAGACACCAAAACACAGGAAGAGACGATACAAGCGGATGGAGACTCTGCAACTGTGAAAGAGAGCCTGCTACGTGAAGACCGGCAGGGGTCTTCTTCAGGTGgtagtgaggaggaggaggaggaggaggaggaacctgTCAAATCATTCAGAAAGAGCCAGAGATGGCCGGAGCCGGGGGAGCCCGTCTGTGTGATGTGCGGCCGCTATGGCGAGTACATCTGCGACAGCACCGACAACGACGTTTGCAGCCTTGAATGCAAGGCCAGCCACTTGGCCCAAATGGGTTTGGGGACTGGGGCGGACGCGTTCAACCGTGAACACACAGCTGGACATGACACGACTCCGCAACCTCAACAGCCAGCTGTCAACACAGGTGCTGCTGGTAAACTTGAAACGGGCTATTCCTACAAAGAAGATCCGTTCATATCTGGTCTAACAGAGGAGCAGGTGAAGCGGGTTAAGCGGGAGCTCGGCATCGACGCCCAGGGGAGAGACGCCAGAAGACCCATCATTGAGTTTGAGCACTGCGGCTTCCCCGCCACCCTGAGCGGCAACCTGAAGAAGGCCGGCTACGAGGCGCCCACGCCGGTCCAGATGCAGATGGTTCCTGTGGGTCTGACGGGCCGGGACGTGATCGCCAGCGCCGACACGGGCTCAGGGAAGACCGTGGCCTTCCTGCTGCCGGTGGTAGTGAGGGCACTGGAG AAACCCACTGACGGTGTGTGCAGCCCTGCGGCTCTCATCCTGACCCCCACCAGGGAGCTGGCCATCCAGATAGAGCGGCAGGCCCAGGAGCTGGTGATGGGCCTCCCCAACATGAGGACCGCCCTGCTGGTGGGCGGCATGCCGCTTCCCCCGCAGCTCCACCGCCTCAAACGCAGCATCCAA ATCGTCATTGCCACCCCCGGACGACTCCTTGAGATCTTGAAGCAGAAGGCGGTGCAGCTGGACAAAGTGAAGGTTGTGGTGGTTGATGAG gCCGACACCATGTTGAAGATGGGCTTCCAGCAGCAGGTCCTGGAGGTTCTGGAGGAAGTCCCCGAGCAGCACCAGACCCTGCTGACGTCCGCCACCATCCCGACCGGGACGGAGCAGCTGGCGGCCCGGCTGACCCGCGACCCCGTCCGCATCGCCATCGGAGAGAAGAACCAGCCCTGCGCCAACGTCAGGCAGATCCTGCTGTGGGTGGAGGAGCCctccaagaagaagaagctgtttGAGATTCTCAAT GACAGTAAGCTGTACCAGCCTCCGGTGGTGGTGTTTGTGGACTGTAAACTGGGGGCGGACCTGCTGTGCGAGGCGGTCGCCAAGGTGACGGGCCTCGACACCGTGGCCATCCACTCCGACAAGAGCCAGTGGGAACGCAACCGCATCCTCAGG GGTCTGCTGGAGGGAGACTTTGAGGTGGTGGTCAGTACAGGAGTGCTGGGCAGAGGGCTGGACCTGGTCAACGTCAAACTGGTGGTCAACTTCGACATGCCGTCCAGCATGGATGAGTACGTCCATCAG gtGGGCCGGGCGGGTCGGCTGGGCCATAGAGGGACGGCCATCACCttcctcaacaacaacaacaagcgtCTGTTCCTGGAGGTGGTGAAGCGGGTGAAGCCCACGGGCTCCATCCTGCCCCCCCAGCTCCTCAACTCGCCCCACCTGCACGAGCAGCAGCGGAGGGACAGGCAGAAAGCCAGGCCGGGGCCCGAGGACACCCTGGTCACCACCAACAACCTCATAGACATCATCAGGAAACACGACCGCCGCAAGAAATGA
- the kif14 gene encoding kinesin-like protein KIF14, giving the protein MSLFSVQARKHTTYYDHLMATSTSRTPAAKERKATEISKGEIIPPGDSACEDSRSSDKSKVEINRTYVISALSRSGGGGQQTPHRGRLTLQRRSRKTGAENAEKTMGESSQNSTPAPEKRLTLQRRTRTRSIDKSAGSDGSSGTGQGQRWVSGTDPKPTSKVLTESNTRTPGSSGIFRSLSLRETASKSKARETAGPADPPGRLAHNKTPSSVLGRQPDDQVKTFSTPTKKTPFEKIAARKDVFEKLAGREVPKPVAVKSASLERPRFRAQQAEDSKPLPAPRVNKIPAGVQRSNAAPQVRKTSTMLSQNGDVTLARSSAPAPTPACPEPLVRPSELLKPQDSLKMENSAVTVAVRVRPFNAREKAEKALQVIFMSNQETVVQHPDSRQSYSFTYDFSFCSVDDSDPGFASQQTVYKTLAKPLLERAFEGFNTCLFAYGQTGSGKSYTMMGFGEEAGVIPRFCQELFSRLASIEDQEVACHLEMSYFEVYNEKIHDLLVTRDDPNQRRMPLRVREHPVHGPYVAELSANVVSSYSDIKGWLELGNKQRATAATGMNDKSSRSHSVFTLVMTQTKTEFVEGEEHDHRITSRINLVDLAGSERCNSAQTSGDRLREGASINKSLLTLGKVISALSEQAQTRKKVFIPYRESVLTWLLKESLGGNSKTAMIATLSPAGSNVEESLSTLRYAQQARMIINLAKVNEDTNAKLIRELKAEVEKLRAAQMSSQGVEPERVRLFQQEIAGLKSKLSQQEREMVEAHRAWREKLEQAEIRKREETKELQKAGVTFKVDNRLPNLVNLNEDPQLSEMLLYMIKEGQTRVGKHKSESAHDIQLAGALIADQHCVISNIKGTVSITPMENAKTFVNGNLISESTVLHHGDRVILGGDHYFRFNHPAEVQSGKRVSCWTGSGDGHKDFEFAKNELLSAQRAQLEAEIEEAHVKAKEEMMQGIQMAKEVAQKELSDQKALYEDRIRVLERELEEENERKHLQQLDQRRVASQMAELKMAKLGLEQEVDTHKKRLRLHMEAQAMEDHRVRQARIVEALEAEKRKIGKDLEEMQQKRALRENRTPRNVPPQWDAMKLSLMIEEANKISAKLRKNTVFSRHESSDKENLEQDGELQVRVQNTKLGISTFWSLDKFQNNMAAMRELDQGDPASKDDDVFYDPDDEWEQDLSASSASSSSSFSRRRSRSLLKSRRISGRLYEIRVHPIQSLHTGSSQSAGLMGVAKPPSTHPSTSDSALPGICKELIGQAVARLRGYSGTEESVADRLASDLYLVYTAVRTISDLYDSLDDDSQENVFVCNLEAQTQLVKAAAAIERAVFITMQWLASVRPSSGRLYTIAEELKSQVKKMGGFFQLLIQGCESEISSMVTEAQRKSGQCLDAALRALGHLAAVTGTPLNAVEPSGRATGKLSVATSLLQGTNKGICSLLEEGLIITKEMLREAQLAYPRTPVLQSLKSKMLDSACALQRYIHCHMTRESSPEKEGEEEEEGASASRLQRLRAAAARLFQLNQAVRQLHSSLCTALRGGDSGLSLSSREAISSSAKAVDELITGASASSGLQLPCLQSVMAARDELHSALRSLSDAFNQQGAGESGGPAASESGAGDKTSSKESVTAQNTFRNRIVTKTLYSAPSGASSNGDPHWV; this is encoded by the exons ATGTCGTTATTCTCTGTACAAGCGAGGAAGCATACAACTTATTATGACCATCTCATGGCAACATCAACATCGAGGACACCGGCGGCGAAAGAGCGAAAAGCAACGGAGATAAGCAAAGGCGAAATAATACCACCGGGAGATTCTGCATGTGAAGATAGCAGATCGTCGGATAAAAGCAAGGTGGAGATAAACAGGACTTATGTCATCTCGGCGCTGTCAaggagcggcggcggcgggcaGCAGACGCCTCACCGCGGCCGACTCACCCTGCAGCGGAGGTCGAGGAAGACCGGGGCCGAAAACGCAGAGAAAACGATGGGGGAAAGCAGCCAGAACAGCACGCCTGCACCGGAGAAGAGGCTGACCCTGCAGCGGAGGACCAGGACTCGGTCTATTGATAAAAGCGCAGGCAGCGATGGGAGTAGTGGAACCGGACAGGGGCAGCGGTGGGTCAGCGGTACCGACCCGAAACCAACGTCAAAAGTCCTCACTGAATCAAACACTAGGACACCCGGTAGTTCTGGGATATTCCGGTCTCTTAGTTTGAGGGAAACGGCCTCCAAGAGCAAGGCGAGGGAGACTGCAGGTCCAGCGGATCCGCCGGGGAGGCTGGCACACAACAAAACCCCCTCCTCTGTCCTAGGTAGGCAGCCAGACGACCAGGTCAAAACCTTCTCAACCCCGACCAAGAAGACCCCGTTCGAGAAAATCGCCGCAAGGAAGGACGTGTTCGAGAAGCTGGCCGGGAGAGAAGTCCCTAAACCCGTGGCGGTCAAGTCCGCGAGTCTGGAGAGGCCCAGGTTCCGCGCGCAGCAAGCGGAGGACAGTAAACCTCTTCCGGCCCCGCGGGTGAACAAGATCCCCGCAGGTGTGCAGAGGTCAAACGCCGCCCCGCAGGTGAGGAAGACTTCCACCATGCTGAGTCAAAATGGAGACGTGACCCTGGCGAGGTCCTCCGCTCCTGCACCGACACCGGCCTGTCCCGAGCCCCTGGTCCGGCCCAGTGAGCTTCTGAAGCCGCAGGACTCCTTGAAGATGGAGAACAGTGCAGTGACTGTCGCGGTCCGTGTCCGCCCGTTCAATGCCAG GGAGAAGGCAGAGAAGGCGTTGCAGGTCATCTTCATGAGCAACCAGGAGACTGTTGTCCAGCACCCGGACTCCAGACAGAGCTACTCCTTCACCTACGACTTCTCCTTCTGCTCCGTCGATGACAGCGACCCCGGCTTCGCCAGCCAGCAGACGGTGTACAAGACGCTGGCCAAGCCTCTGCTAGAGAGGGCCTTCGAGGGGTTCAACACCTGCCTGTTCGCTTACGGCCAAACCGGCTCCGGCAAGTCATACAC GATGATGGGCTttggagaggaggcaggagtgATCCCTCGGTTCTGCCAGGAGCTTTTCTCAAGACTGGCCTCCATCGAAGATCAagag GTCGCATGTCATTTGGAGATGAGCTACTTTGAAGTGTACAATGAGAAGATCCACGACCTGCTGGTGACCAGAGATGACCCGAACCAGAGGAGGATGCCT CTGCGGGTGAGGGAACATCCAGTCCACGGGCCGTACGTCGCTGAGCTCTCTGC GAATGTGGTGAGCTCTTACAGTGACATCAAG GGTTGGCTGGAGCTCGGCAACAAGCAGAGAGCCACAGCAGCCACAGGCATGAACGACAAGAGCTCCAGGTCTCACTCCGTCTTCACCTTGGTTATGACCCAGACCAAG acaGAGTTtgtggagggagaggaacaTGACCACAGGATCACCAGCAGGATCAACCTGGTGGACCTGGCAGGCAGCGAGCGCTGTAACTCAGCCCAGACCAGCGGAGACCGACtcagg GAGGGCGCTAGCATCAACAAGTCCCTGCTCACCCTGGGGAAGGTGATCTCTGCCCTGTCAGAACAGGCTCAGACCAGGAAGAAGGTCTTCATACCCTACAGAGAGTCTGTCCTCACATG GCTGTTGAAAGAGAGTCTGGGCGGCAACTCCAAGACGGCCATGATCGCCACGCTGAGCCCGGCGGGCAGCAACGTGGAGGAGAGCCTGAGCACCCTGCGCTACGCCCAGCAGGCCCGCATGATCATCAACCTGGCCAAGGTCAACGAGGACACCAACGCCAAGCTCATCAGAG agctGAAGGCGGAGGTGGAGAAGCTGCGGGCGGCCCAGATGAGCTCCCAGGGCGTCGAACCGGAGCGGGTCAGGCTGTTCCAGCAGGAGATCGCCGGCCTGAAGAGCAAACTGagccagcaggagagagagatggtcgAGGCCCACCG GGCTTGGAGAGAGAAGCTGGAACAAGCAGAGATTCGCAAACGTGAGGAGACCAAAGAGCTGCAG AAAGCAGGCGTGACGTTCAAAGTGGACAACCGTCTTCCCAACCTGGTGAACCTGAACGAGGATCCGCAGCTGTCTGAGATGCTGCTCTACATGATCAAGGAGGGCCAGACCCGAGTGGGCAAGCACAAGTCTGAGTCCGCCCACGACATCCAGCTGGCAGGAGCGCTCATCGCTGACCAGCACTG TGTCATATCCAACATCAAGGGAACTGTCAGCATCACTCCCATGGAAAACGCCAAGACCTTTGTTAATGGGAACCTGATCTCTGAATCCACTGTCCTGCACCAT GGCGACAGGGTGATTCTGGGCGGAGACCACTACTTCCGCTTCAACCATCCGGCAGAGGTGCAGTCTGGGAAGCGGGTGTCGTGCTGGACGGGCTCCGGTGACGGCCACAAGGACTTTGAATTTGCCAAAAATGAGCTGCTCTCCGCTCAAAGAGCACA GCTGGAGGCGGAGATTGAAGAGGCCCATGTGAAGGCTAAAGAGGAGATGATGCAGGGAATCCAGATGGCCAAGGAGGTCGCCCAGAAGGAGCTGTCAGACCAGAAGGCCCTCTATGAGGACCGGATCCGAGTCCTGGAGAGAGAGCTG gaggaggagaacgagcGGAAGCATCTCCAGCAGCTGGACCAGCGGAGAGTGGCCAGCCAGATGGCAGAGCTGAAGATGGCCAAGCTGGGGCTGGAGCAGGAGGTGGACACCCACAAGAAACGCCTCCGCCTGCACATGGAGGCCCAG GCGATGGAGGACCACCGTGTGCGTCAGGCAAGGATTGTTGAAGCCCTGGAGGCGGAGAAGAGGAAGATCGGCAAAGACCTGGAGGAGATGCAGCAGAAAAGGGCTTTGAGGGAAAACCGCACTCCCAGAAACG TCCCTCCACAGTGGGATGCCATGAAGCTGTCCTTGATGATTGAGGAGGCCAACAAGATCAGTGCCAAGCTGAGGAAAAACACAGTCTTCAGCAG ACACGAAAGCTCCGACAAAGAGAACCTGGAGCAAGATGGTGAGCTGCAGGTCCGGGTCCAAAACACAAAGCTGGGCATCTCCACCTTCTGGAGCCTGGACAAGTTCCagaacaacatggctgccatgAGGGAGCTGGACCAG GGGGATCCCGCCTCTAAAGATGACGATGTGTTTTACGACCCTGATGATGAGTGGGAGCAAGATCTATCGgcctcctctgcttcctcctcctcctccttctcacgCCGAAG GAGCAGGAGCCTGTTGAAGAGCAGGAGGATCTCAGGACGTCTCTACGAGATCCGGGTCCATCCCATCCAGAGCCTCCACACCGGCTCCTCACAGTCCGCTG GTCTGATGGGTGTGGCCAAACCTCCCTCCACCCATCCCAGCACCTCAGACTCCGCCCTGCCCGGCATCTGCAAGGAGCTGATTGGCCAGGCGGTGGCCCGGCTGCGTGGCTACAGCGGGACAGAGGAGAGCGTGGCGGACCGGCTGGCCTCTGATCTTTACCTGGTGTACACGGCGGTCCGGACCATATCCGATCTGTACGACAGCCTGGACGACGACAGCCAGGAGAACG tgtttgtgtgtaacttGGAGGCCCAGACCCAGCTGGTCAAGGCCGCCGCAGCCATAGAGAGGGCTGTGTTTATTACCATGCAGTGGTTGGCCAGCGTCAGACCCTCCTCCGGCCGGCTCTACACCATCGCTGAGGAACTGAAGAGCCAAGTCAAGAAGATGGGAGGATTCTTCCAGCTTCTCATTCAG GGCTGCGAGTCAGAGATCTCGTCGATGGTGACGGAGGCGCAGAGGAAGAGCGGTCAGTGCCTGGACGCGGCATTGCGGGCGCTCGGCCACCTGGCGGCGGTGACAGGCACGCCGCTCAACGCCGTGGAGCCGAGCGGCCGGGCCACGGGCAAG CTGTCAGTGGCCACGTCTCTCCTGCAGGGGACCAATAAGGgcatctgctctctgctggaggaAGGCCTCATCATCACTAAGGAGATGCTGAGAGAAGCTCAGCTGGCCTATCCAAGGACTCCA GTCCTGCAGAGCCTAAAATCCAAGATGCTTGACTCAGCCTGCGCTCTCCAGAGATACATCCACTGCCACATGACG agggagagcagcccagagaaggagggggaggaggaggaggagggggcctCGGCGTCCCGTCTGCAGAGGCTGAGGGCCGCGGCAGCCCGGCTGTTCCAGCTGAACCAGGCGGTCAGACAGCTGCACTCCTCCCTCTGCACCGCCCTCCGAG GCGGCGACTCCGGCCTCAGcctcagcagcagagaggcgaTCTCCTCCTCTGCCAAGGCCGTCGACGAGCTGATCACCGGGGCGTCCGCCTCCTCCGGCCTGCAGCTGCCCTGCCTCCAGAGCGTCATGGCGGCACGAGACGAGCTGCACTCCGCCCTGCGCTCCCTGTCCGATGCCTTTAACCAGCAGGGGGCGGGAGAGAGCGGAGGCCCCGCCGCCTCGGAGAGCGGCGCGGGAGACAAAACCTCGTCCAAAGAGAGCGTCACCGCTCAGAATACTTTCAGGAATCGCATAGTCACCAAGACGCTGTACTCCGCCCCCTCAGGTGCGTCATCCAACGGCGACCCGCACTGGGTGTGA